A single Orcinus orca chromosome 2, mOrcOrc1.1, whole genome shotgun sequence DNA region contains:
- the LOC125963695 gene encoding uncharacterized protein LOC125963695, whose amino-acid sequence MVYSGTAKNRNSGVAIYGEPLASLENKGEETSLTEENGELEGAVINKEPIEGNWEFGEVVIVAIDSARFKEVAGLQQALRLESFDSVVCAQEEGWAAAPSTGFLARCPRIPRPPRGDASRGGGPSSPRRCGASRAGTDRVSLAAERAARGAERPGLRFSGRRGGVVGRTLRALRRRRRPSSAPGLPAQRPGSAPRAQRPPGRSQPARCPRGCSPRSAWPSGSGPPAAASCLRVETPGRGLRRPADREHLVRQGAGAAPGGARPIQLLPRQYEAGKAGRLYRAEVKLLWTRRGAACSRCPPAPGSTSAAWATSPVTPTPWSRITPVSSSSGWMKIITSCLMESISNMPSFQTLKRREGCFPSGSNGDFFQ is encoded by the exons atggtTTATTCAGGAACAGCAAAGAATCGCAATTCAGGAGTTGCAATCTATGGTGAACCACTGGCAAGTCTggagaacaaaggagaggaaaCTTCTCTTACAGAGGAAAATGGAGAGTTAGAAGGGGCTGTTATAAACAAAGAGCCCATTGAAGGGAACTGGGAGTTTGGTGAAGT AGTAATCGTGGCAATTGACAGCGCTCGTTTCAAAGAGGTCGCGGGTCTGCAACAGGCTTTGCGCCTGGAAAGCTTTGACTCAGTCGTCTGCGCGCAGGAAGAGGGCTGGGCCGCCGCTCCCAGCACTGGCTTTCTCGCGCGCTGTCCCCGGATACCGCGCCCGCCCCGGGGCGACGCATCCA GAGGCGGCGGCCCGTCCTCCCCGCGCCGCTGTGGGGCGTCACGGGCTGGGACGGACCGAGTGAGCCTGGCGGCGGAGAGAGCGGCGCGCGGAGCTGAGCGCCCAGGGCTGCGCTTCTCCGGCCGGCGGGGCGGCGTCGTGGGCCGGACGCTCCGGGCTCTCCGACGCCGCCGGCGGCCCAGCTCCGCCCCGGGCCTCCCCGCCCAGCGCCCCGGTAGTGCGCCCCGGGCGCAGCGCCCACCCGGCCGGTCGCAGCCGGCACGCTGCCCTCGCGGCTGCTCGCCGCGCTCTGCCTGGCCGAGCGGCTCGGGGCCGCCTGCGGCTGCCAGCTGCCTTCGAGTGGAGACCCCTGGACGAGGGCTGCGGCGCCCAGCTGACCGAGAGCATCTCGTACGCCAAGGTGCTGGCGCTGCACCAGGAGGTGCACGGCCTATACAGCTCCTGCCCCGGCAGTACGAGGCCGGCAAGGCGGGGCGCCTCTACCGGGCCGAGGTCAAGCTGCTGTGGACCAGGCGTGGGGCAGCGTGCTCGAGGTGCCCGCCGGCTCCAGGCTCCACCTCAGCGGCCTGGGCTACTTCTCCTGTCACTCCCACACCGTGGTCTAGGATTActcctgtttcttcttcctcag GATGGATGAAAATTATAACCTCTTGCCTCATGGAGTCAATTTCCAACATGCCATCTTTCCAGACACTCAAGAGAAGAGAAGGATGTTTTCCCAGTGGCAGCAATGGTGACTTTTTCCAGTGA